TCGGCTTATACCGCTCTTACAAGCAATCTTATTTAACCCGCCGAGTCTAAGACCGAGAGTGCACTCGCTAGATCCAACGCCGGACTCAATCCATCCCTTAACCCTGAGCAAGATCTGTGTCTCTCGATTCCTGATTTCATCTAAAATCAATGGGCTCTCGATTTCTGTAAACTTCAATTCGGTGGTTTTGCCATGGCTGGAGTTATGCACAAGTTCCTTATTGCGTCAATGTTCATGTGGATTCTTCCTGTTGCCATATTATACGGATTCAACCACAATTTGCTTCCTGGTAATTAATCTCCTTGTTTTATTGCGATCCTCtccaattttcttttggttgagTTTTATCTTCTAGTTATGCTGATGCAATTTCGAGTTGGATTCATTCCAATATTGTTGTGTATGAAGTTCACAAATGTGCaacttttcatattttgttatctACTATTTAGCTTTATAGTTGGATTGTAAAACAATTGAGCTAAATTTCGCATCTTAGCTTTAGCTTCATCGCTTCTTAGGAGTGAAAAGCCTAATGAGAATATGGATGTTTTCTATGAGTTTGTAAAGATCTCTCTGGTGATCATGATAAGTATCTCTCTggctcttcatcttcttgatctttgACTCTTCCTCGAAGCTGTCCTTGGCGCACTTTCTTTGATTTAGAAGGCAACAACTGTCAATTCCCTAAATCTTTCTTGACAAATCATAACAACTTTGGTTAAAAGGTTTCGAAAACTCAACCTCTTCTtcagtctctctctttccaaaAGGGAAAGACTGAAGTAGAGATTGGGTTTCCGATACCTTTTGGCCCATGTCGTTATGATTTGTCGAGGAAGGtttgagaaattgaaagaagatGCGCTAGGACAACTTGAAGGAAGggtcaaagatgaagaagatgaaaagcCAGAAAGATCCTTATCATTATAGCTAGAGAGATCTTCACAAActcataaaaatcatatatattcttactAGGGTTTCCACTCCTAATGAGTGAAGTCAATGATGCCTTGAAGCAAAacaacttcatcttcttcgctGGAGATCATAAACTACACAAATTCTTGAAATCTTTGGCTTCTACGTACACTCTTTTATGTAGAACTTTTCTCATGAAAGCAGTTTAATAGTTCCTTTTACTTGGCTATGGTGGTAGTTTTAGAAATTTTCTCTATTGTACAACTTTTTGAAACTGTACTCTCTTAGAATTGTCATATCAATATAGCTTTTTGATGATCTTCACATTCATCCAATGCTCGTTGTTCCTTTGGCGTTGTCTGTCCCACATAAGTTTTATGTATTACTTGCTCAGCTCGTTAATGTGATAAGCTGACCTCAATACTCACTATCAGTGTTTTGAGCTTGATCTTTAACAGGTTCAACGACATTGTCTCCTCATTCTCTAATTCTCTTGAGCGGATTTCTTGCGGTGGTATCAGTGAACACAGTGATCGTGTTCTACATCTGTATGGCCATGAAAGAACCTGCAGATAAACACAAACCAGACGCTGCATTTCTCGCTGAGGCCAAAGATAGTGTGAACAAATTGACAAAAGGAGCCACAAGCAGTGATGATCATGCACTCAAAAAACAAGAGTGAGAGCTTTCTTAATCCAATTATGAAATGAAGAACAACATCTGGGTTGGATCGAATGGAGCAGACCTCGGGTTATCGAAATAGATTATTACAGGATTCTGTGAAAATTGAGGTTTAGGGTTGGTTAAACAAAGTAGCAGAAAAACATGTCGTGTATGATGAACAGAGAACTAATGTTATAACACAAAACTACGAACACTCTTGGAAGGATTAGACATTTGCCAGTTATTTCTTTCCTCAATACGTAATTGGTGTAATGAATTATTCCACAAACGAAGAAAAATTGacataagaacaaaaacaaaacacaaaaacttgtataaaatttgtaggaattttttttataaaaataatttgaaaattcaaagcaatttttttctgataaaaaaCTAAAGTACTAAATTTACGTAtgataaaacaaattgaacTATCAAATGACGCTACCCAAATCCCAGttagttttcttatagttttgtaaatctaaaactaaaataaataaaaaatattaaatatacataacgattagaaaacaaaatgaaattatgaaattgCTAACGATCAAATGACTACGTCAAATAACGAGATCCAAAGTCCGGTTAgatttcatatcattttgtaaaTCTAATCTAAAatacgcaaaaaaaaaaacaaattgaactTGTAACAAAATGACTAGATCAAGTGACAAGCGTTTTGTAAATCTaatctaaaaacaaatcagaaaatgCTAAATTTACATAACGATTAGAAACCAAATTGAACTTGTGAAATCGCTAACGATCAAATGACGGAATCCAAAGTCCGGTTagttttcatattgttttataaatctagtcaaaaacaaaaaaatgctAAATTCACATAAcgattagaaaacaaattgaactTGTGAAATCGCTAACGATCAAATGACTAGGTCAAATGACGGGATCCAAAGTCCGGTTAGTTTTCATATCGTTTTGTAAATCTAGtctaaaaacgaaaaaaataaaatgctaAATTTACATAAcgattagaaaacaaattgaactTATGAAATTACTGACGATTAAGTGACTAAATCAAATAACAGAATCCAAAGCCCGGTTAGTTTTCGTACCGTATTGTAAAAATCTAgtctaacaaaacaaaacaaaatagaccaaaaaaaaaaaattgtagaaaagACTTAGAAATTCACCTGAAATCGTTCTTGAATTGATGTAACGCGTAACTCTTTTCCTTATTTGATACCTCTCGAAGTCGTCTTATCTGAGTCATCATCTCACGAATCTTTACCGTAGTCCTCCTTTGTTGTTCTCCATACTCAaccaaattccaaaaatagCCCTTGTATGATGACATCATCCAAAAGAGCCGTTGTGTGACATCATCACAAATAATCTCCGACGAAGCCATTAATTGATCGTAGTCAGTTTCCGTCGTCTTGTCTCGGTCATCTCACGAATCTCCACCGTAGTCCTTTGTTCTCCATACTCAATCCAAAATAGCCCTTGTGTATGATGATATCATCCAAAAGAGCCGTTGTATGACATCATCACAAATAATCTCTGAAGAAACCATAAATCTATCGATCGTTGTCAATTTCCGTCGTGTTCTGTCATATCTCGGCCACAACGTCATCACCGTAACTTTGAATCCCTTACGTATAACTATAATTCCAGATTCACCTTCTTTAAACATCTCCTTGCCCTCTCTAATGATCGACTTAATTAAACATGATCGgagaaaaaaactgaagagaTACGAATAATTCCCAAAGCGATCGAGAAAGAGATTCATGACGGCTTCGATCgacatatataatttggtcgagaagaaactcaagtttttaaaagaagaaggagcaatttagggttttgctctTCGAAGAATGAGAAGTTTGATTCTTAAGAAGAGATGAGTGGGGTTAATAAGGAAAGGTTATCATcggaaaaaaaggaaattaaggTGATTGATCACGTGGCTATAATGAATTAATCTGATTgcccaattaaaaaaaaaggaaatttataaatattaatttttaaaaaatatatatataaatattaattttgatgaaaagGAATTTGTAAAGAAGCGGTTCTCGTAATTTTTCTTCGGAAGTTGTCAAAGAACCGGCAGATCCTCGCTGCTCTTGCATTCGCTCACTACGGTAACACTCTATCATCTCCATCTCTGTTTTGAATTCGAGATTCGAACTCAAAGATTTCGTTTTGGAGGATTGCAATCTTttcaatcaaaaaaaaaaagtaaaaagattgTAAAATTGATCGTTGATTGGGTGCGGATGATCTTTGGTCTTCTTGAGCTTAACTTGGGTTGACATCAGTTTACTGTTTTAAGAGATGAAAACCCACAAGGCATATAACTTttctagggtttagggtaattatattttaggaTCAATCTTCtcgaaaaggaagaaaaattgAAGCTTGCTATGTCTCTTTACCTTGAGATATGAGAATCACAGGTCAAATTATGTTCTTGATAGATTCAGTTGTTGAGTTCATGTGTGGTGTTGGAAGAAGTCAAAACTCTAGTTCTAGATATAAGCTTGAAATTTGGACATGATTTTGTAGATGTAAGCTTGAAAATGGTTTAGGAGAGATGTTACTAGATGCTTCCTTATGCCTTCTCTGAGACTTTAACATTTTGTTGacacttttgttcttttttatcTACATCTTTTGAATCATTTGTTTAAAGCTTTTGCTTAACTCAAAAGTAATTTGTCTCAGCTTTTGCTTAATGGTGCCTTTTTCCTCTGGCAAACAGATCTCAGACTACAGTTACCAAGATGGTGTACGAAATAACTGAgcaaaaaagtaattatttcTTCACAATTATCGCTGTATAGCTTTTTCTTGTGCTGTTTCTGATGTACAACTCTTTTGGCAACGGATTTTCGTTAGTTCTAAGCATTTTGTCGGTCCTGTCGTTCACTTGTCTTTCTCTTGTCTTATAAACATTACTGAACAGATCAAGGTAGATACTGGGTCAGATTTCTTTATATACGTGTTATATCTCTTCTTTAGGAATTAAATCAGTAATAGAAATCAcaaacttcatttttctttgtcttatGGCTTCCATTTCCTGAATGTTTGCAGAAGTTGGGTTGGGCctcattggttttggtttatcCTTTACGTTTCTCGGAGTCATCTTGTACTTTGACAGAGGTTTGCTCGCTCTAGGAAACGTGAGGATATCCTTGTTATTTCTAAACATTAAATCTACACAAGGGTCCAACATTTGAGTCTCATTTGGCTTTTGTGTTCAGTTATTCTGGTTGATAGGTGTTGGCCTTTTACTTGGTTGGCAGTCGACTTGGAGAGTATTTACAAATGTTAATAACTTGAGGGTACGCATTGGACTAATTCTAATCTCTGTTAATTGTTTCTCTTGATGAACCTTTCATATGGACATATCAATATGTTCTTGCAGGGGACTATCTGTTTCGTCCTTGGACTCTTTCTAATATTTGTACGTTGGCCCATTATCGGCATTATCTTGGAGATATACGGTGTCATTGTCCTATTCGGGTGAGTGCATTTGTTTCTGTTGCTCATAGTTTCTTATCGAGTTTTTCACACATTGTGCTTTTAGATTTGACATATTAAAGCAGACTGAAAAATGAGTAAACTAGTGGTTCTGGCACAGCACACTAGGATCTTTTGCCTACAGAATGATGATGTTTGACTAATAACAATCCATATCTGATGAACTCATTTCCTTTCACCAGTCActtattaattttattcaGCTTCTTGCTTAAAGTTTTAGCCTGTTACAGTGTCTAACCAACATCACATGTACTAACTTTGCAGCGGATTTTGGTCAACAGTAAAGGCATTTCTTTCCCAGATTCCTTTTGTCGGATGGATAATACAGTATCCTCTCATGGTAAGTAATCCACAACAACACTTGCCTTTTCCTCTAATGCTCCTTTCTTATGCTTTTTGTACATTCAGAGCTTCCTGTCAGGGCCTTGTTCTTGAACAACATCCCGTGCTCCTGCCTCAATTTATTCAGTCCCTTGTGGTAGCTTAAGTTAGCCTTTCTCGGAAATGGATAGACCCAATGGACGTTTCCTGATATTTAGTTTGCACATGATATAGGGATGAACATAAAATGATTTAGAGCGATGgactgaattttgttttggaatgaTCTGTTTATTTTTGCAGGTTCTTGAGCAACTTGTAAGAGGTGCTCGTTGAAAAAgatcaatctcaatctcatGGCTCTTCAGCCGCTTAACGACATCAAagcctttctttcttttttgggacATGACAGAgactttgctctgttttttgtttttttggtaaacctcacctttgctctgttttacaTGTCTAATTTTGCTGTATATGCCAAAATACATTTTCCCTTAAATTGATTTATCTTCTCGTTAAGCAAGTATTTTCAACTATAACTCCAATCTTGTGccaaatttaatcaaattcagatgataagtttttttttttaaacctcCAATCTTGTCCCAACTCAATTTTCATTATGTAACGTGCGGATAATAATTAAGTAGTTTTGTAACGAATCAACGACATatttaacataaattaaattttaacagaATAAAAAGTGTTCAcgttattaaattttgtttttatttgcgTACGGACATAAGTTCCTAAATGTGTCAGCCAAAGATCAAATTGTTTTCAGGATCAGACAGAGATCATCGAGTGCGGATTTTTCTCGGAGAGATGTCTCTTCGTGCTTTCTTGCTCGGCGAGGCATTGACCTAAACCCGCTTAATAATCTCCGACGAAGATCCAGGACACACTCGGCGTTAAGAGGggaaagaaccaaaaatcaaacaatcatGTGGATTTCGAGGTTGAAGAGAGTTAGGAGAACGATTATGGTTCTGGGCGTTGCCAATTTCGTCGTGATTGTTTCCGGCTGCGTTCTTACTCTCGTTTCTGACGCAGATTGCGACAGCCCCGGACAACTATTTCCCCTCTTCGCCGTTTGTTTCGCTGCCGGCGTCAAACTCGCCGCCATGGTTAAGGTCGGTACTACTCAGGAACTCATGGCTATGACCATTATGGATTCTCCTACTCAGAACAACCACCAAAGAAAGGttcttttctctatctctcttcaattctcactctctctcaattctgaatttcttctttttaaaaatcaagtCTTTCTTCAAGGATTGGCGTTGACTTAACTTAATGTTAGATAGAGAATTGGTTCTGAGATTATGCATTCTGTTATGATTTATCTCTTCTTGTGTGTTGGATATGCAGTTGAAGTATAAGACCTGGCTTTGGTGGACTCGGTTTGCAATGGTGATTACTGTATTGCAATTTATTGGTGCCACTTACCTTTTATTCCGTCTCGCCAAATATGTTTCCCGTGATGGATTGCCAAGGAATTGCGTTTTAGGTAAACTAACACATTTTACATTCATGTGCTTTGTCTAAAGTCACATACTTGGCCATTTATAATCTTgagatatatatttgtttgggTTAAACATGgcatatctttttgtttctatgcATTTTTTCTTGCTTAAGAATCTCTTTAGTAACTTCTTTGCTCAGGGTTATCTCCGGACACTGGTGGGTGGAAGCAAACACTTCAGGTTACCTTCTTGATCACTGTTTGCTTTGTTGCGCTGGCACAATGCTTTACGGGATCAGATATATTGCAATGGCGGTCTTTCTATGCAACCCAAGATGATGCCTGGAAAGCTCACTACCAGGAAGTATTTGACCATGGAATTCGTGAAGTTTTGTGCTGTCTTGGACGTCGTGAATATatgcaagttttgttttcctgaTTTAATACTGAAATCATTTATACTCATTTGTCCTGGTTCTGGAGATTTATAGCAACTTTACTAGTTCAGACTCTTAGAATTTGATTGTCTGCTTCAGGGGTGTTATTGAGGAAGACGAAGTGTGTTCAGTTGCAAGACTCTTAGGTGATCTTGTTTCATATCGTGCATCTGGCACTGGCCATTTGGAATTTTTGGCAGGTTAATATCTGAAACTTATATAAGCTTGTTTGGTGtcgatgattttgtttgttgttgtcaatTGTTAGTATTTAAGAAGGAAAAACGTGGAGAAGTCTCTCAGGCTTTgaagtttcagtttttctaATATTAGAGTACTGGGGTCTGGAAGTCATTTTAATCATGCCTTGTCATAGTTGACAATATTTGAAGAGAATTCTAACTCTCTGAAACCTTGATCAACAGTCGGCAACTAGATTTTGTGATATTGATCAAACCAGTGACTTCTCTCTTCtgtcttttaatatttttctagaGTCATGGTATTATGTCATCGTAGATTACCTGAGTGATGAAGAGAGTTCCCTAAAGAAGTGCTTAAATTGATATGCTATGATGTACACTTTGTGTTGTAGTCTCTTGTCACTACTCTTCTTGCTAAGTAATCTCAGTGTGTGAACCTTATTATCTATTCAGGCCTTGCTCTGCTGCAAAGTAATAGCCAGTTTCCTGAATCATATGAGGACTGTATGGAAGCTCCAGCATTTCATCTTCAGGAGGCTGCTATGTTGCATAAATTTGCAGAAGCTGCTTATACTGTATGTTTGACAACACAGGCTCCAAAACTCTTCTTAAAATGGTAGATTTCTCTAACCTTCACGTGTTGTGCAGGGGCCGCTGCTTGATGTTGGGAGAAATCCTGCTTTATTTTTATGCACATGGATTTGTAGACAAGGGATTTTAACACCTTGGAGCCGTAAATGGTATACTATACCTGGTTAGCTCGTTTGAAGAAACTCAACTTGTTTCTTTGAAGTTTACTCTTTCCAGTTTTCATACCTTTCCCTTGTGTCTGATCTTGATACGGACAAATACATATTATATCAATGTAAGAAACTTCCTTGCAATTATTTGCAGGCGGCCTAAACTTGATGGTGATAATTGGTGGCGAGGTCATGCAGCTGCCTTCCTTAAGTTCATAAATTTTCCTGCTCATGTTCTTCGACGAGGCCGAATTTGTAGGGTAAGTTTCTTCGTTTTCATCTTCTGTTCCAAAACCAAGAATGAAAATGGATTCATATGAATGTTGTGCCTCCTTTATATATGGTTCCACGACCAAAGCAAGCCATGGCAGAAAAATCTTGTATGCCTTGTTTCATTTGACATTAAATGGAAACGGGTtcacagtaaaaaaaataatttttagtaGAAAACAAACTGTTATCGAAGttgtttgatatgttttgCATTTATCCATCAGAATCTTTCTCATCTATTCGTTTAATTATTCTATTGTGGCAGGAGAAGTGTAAAGCAACATACTTTGTTGTAGTCTTACATTATCTTAGATGTGTTGTAATTGCTGTTCGAGGAACTGAGACGGCTGAAGACCTCATAACTGATGGTTTAGGCCGTGCGTGTTCACTAACTGTTGAGGACTTGGATGGGCTAACAAAGTCagtctctatctctttcttatacaaaaacaatatttatgcTTGTGAGTTtggattcaaaatcaaaaacctaCGGTTTCACAAGTTAACTAATTATTAGTTGATGTGTAAATCTAAAAACATTTCTGCAGTTCTGTTAGTTTAGAACTCAAAACTTCGATATCTGATGTTTCAAGTCACGCatgctttctctttcttctgatTTATGTTGAGGTCTCACTACACACTACTCCGCCTGTCAGTAGTAATGATTCTCCTTTTTGCTGTTTCATGTGTTTTTCTGTCAGTCATGTACATGGTATGGATACATCTCGCAAACACTATGGACATTCAGGAATAGTGGAAGCTGCAAGAGATCTATTTATGCAAATAGAAGGAGACCCCAAATCTGGAGGTACGAGTTAAGCTATAACTGACCCTTGATGTTGTACCTTTGTGATATGTGTTCATAAATTGCCACAATACAAGCTTCTTTACGCTAATATACAAATGACTACGCAGAGTCAGAATCAAGTGGGTTCTTGTCCTCATTGATTGGTGATGGTTGTGAGTGTGATGGCTACAGCATTCGCATTGTTGGGCATTCTTTAGGAGGTGCTATCGCCTCATTACTGGGAATTAGAGTacgtttttaattaataaaaggtTACATGCCTTTCTTTAACATATCTTTCGTTTCTgagttcttttctttttgcgGGTAGCTTCGTTGCAGATTCCCTAACCTATATGTATATGCCTATGGACCTCTCCCATGTGTAGATTCGGATGTGGCAGAGGCATGTTCAGAATTTGTTACAAGGTAAATTTTTGATCATGCTGATTTTAATGGTTTAGATTAAGTCACTAATTGTTTAGCCCCTTGATGCAATTCTTAACAGCATTGTACTCGATAACGAATTCTCATCACGACTTTCATATGGATCAATCCGCCGGCTCCAAGTAGCAGCAATCAAAGTACTGTCTCAAGACCCAAAAGCTGATACAGCACTCATTTTCAGACTCGCACGCCGGTTCTTGTCTGCAAGCAAACGCCAACgagaaaatgttgaagaaaaaacttcAGAAGAAGCAATAGATGGTAACAACTTTAATCTCACTCTGATACTCATTCTTTTAGTTTCCCCCATCAAGAGAAATTACCTAATGAGAaatatttgcttcttcttgcttttcttgGTAAGTTAACAATTCACCGGAAAGCCAACACGATCAAATATACCCAATATgggaagaagctgaagcagaAATGCAGCAAGATAGCGAAGAGTTCATAAACCCATTTCACGGTATGGCCTCAGAGGATAATCCCGTGTCTCAGTTTATGGAAACAGgaccaacaaaagaagacgatgatgaagcTCCAGAGATGTTCATGCCCGGTTTAGTCATTCATATTGTACCCGAAGGAAACAACATGAGTGTGCCGATATGGCGAGGATGGCCAATCTGTGATGTGACGGATGGTTACAAAGCTTATGTTGCAAACAGAGAGAGCTTCAAAGAAATTATGGTTTCTCCATCAATGTTCCTTGATCATCTTCCTTGGAGGTAACTCTCTAAAACacaactttgatttttttaagtCAAAACAGAGCCTCTCTGAATCATTGCTACTGCAATTTATTGACTTCAGATGTAGACACGCGCTGCAGAAGGTTCTAGAATCTCGGAATCTCTTCTTCGATCTGACAAGTGAGACTGATATAGTATAACACAAGACATGAACAGGTTTCTCTAAACTTCGATTGAACAACACAATGTGCATATATGTTCTTCTTATTGAAACATCAAACAACATAATGAATGaacttttcatatatatcttcaaaatcaaattcgttttttttttttataaagttgtTTGGAGGCCACTAAGAATTTCGAGATGCTTGTACAACTGTACAAGGGATCGAATCGAACCCGCTTGACGTGTTAGGACGAAACTAGAGATGTAGATTAGCATTGTCGGCTGGTCgttatttatataatctttttcgTATATAGATCATTACTTTTGTAGCAAGTTATAGCTTTATTTAGAATCAAACTCAAGAACCCTCACTGCAGCTTCCTTGAAGAGAAGACTCGTCTCTCAATCTTCAAAAGTAaggaaaatatgaataaacCTCGAACCAAATTTGGCTGCAAACACTTGAATTAGTCATGCGAACAATAAAAGACAGGAGAAAAGCAAAAGTAATATTCAAACAAAGGTTTTTAGGTTAATATCTCAAGTTGCTTAGGATGCTCTTAAAAATCCacagttttttaaaattgggGAATCATTTGATAATTATTCCTTTGcataatattgaaaattaagagttgaaaagaagagaagctgaGTATTTGGACTCTTTCTATATATGGACTATGGTCTATGGAGGCTCTTCTCCTTAATAACCGAAAGTTTTAtcagttttgaatttcttttccCAAAATTCGACAGTCTTCCACTAAACTTTGTATATAAGATGGCTGGTCAAGTAGTCTCAcgaatgttttctttttgaaattcaaattgagTAATGTGGCATCTAAAACGAGAATTACCAATTAAAGATTATCATGAGACCttttaaaaacattcattGTACTTGAAATTAGGTGTATATAAACTTTGATCATTTAAACCCCTTGGTCTAAAATTGCATAACATTGCTccggttttgagttttgactaTCATTCTATGAATTTCTTTAACCGTCAACAGTTCTTTGTTTACACAATTTTTGTGTAATTCGATGACGTTGTAAATTTTTTAGACTTTGCATATTCATTTACGATATCAAATCATCGAATAATAGGTGAATGTTATTTCTGCAAGGTACTAATAATTAAATCCAAAGAGGAAAACATAACAAGtgaacataattttttttattaattatatgcATATATTAATTCCCAAGAATATGATTACGTAATATGctataaagtttaaaataaataacgaATCTCATTATAGACgaacatatatacattaatcATATCTTTTAACTcgaacttttttgtttgagttgaTCATGGATTTACTGTCAccgttttcttttcattttatttttttaaattctctatactaaaacaaataaaaaaaaatattgaaatattatatgctcctattaaacaattttttctttgcagACACATCCACACTACTGTTAAGGTGATACTATTTGGAATTAATTAGGGCTTGAATTATGAAAGGTAAAATAATAAGTATtgaaataagtaaaataataagtaTTGAAATAAGTAAAACGGTTAAAAGTGTCggttaaaaataataagagtGTGGTGAGGGACAACAGGATTCAGTCTTATGTCGCAGCAGGGCATCCTCATTGGTTACATGGTCTCTTTGAGGTTGAGAGAACTTCTCTTTCTAGCTagctttgttctcttttcCAATCTTTGTCGTCATTTTTTGGTGAGATGTTATAGTTATAAATAACATCTCATGGTAACTCTAACTAATCTTTTGTAAAGAGAACTTATCAGTTCTGGAAAATCAATATAATCCtttcagtgaaaaaaaaaaaaaaagtaaaacggttaaaaatgaagaagttgGGAGTTCCACGGACGGAGGAATAAGTCAAATAAGGAACAAAgcaaaactgaaacaaaactttcagCTGTAGCTTTTCAGTCTATCTGTCTCGCGCTTTGCTCAATTCCCAACAGTTCCAAATTCTAAAGTCAACTCATTTCCTCGCCGCGTAAATTCTTCCTTCGTAATTCGTGCCAAACAAATTACACCTGTTTTTTTCGTATTTTTTCATTGGTTCTACTTTTGTTTACGGATATGAAATAACTGATGTTCTagtataaaattaatatatttgattgtttctggaattttgtgttttgtgaaTCTATcgtaaatattattttaaataaaataacatgcCTATTAAAAGACAAGTGACATTAATATTGTAcaagatttttcttctcttttctactaatatatatatatatataaa
This sequence is a window from Arabidopsis thaliana chromosome 1 sequence. Protein-coding genes within it:
- a CDS encoding lipase class 3 family protein; its protein translation is MWISRLKRVRRTIMVLGVANFVVIVSGCVLTLVSDADCDSPGQLFPLFAVCFAAGVKLAAMVKVGTTQELMAMTIMDSPTQNNHQRKLKYKTWLWWTRFAMVITVLQFIGATYLLFRLAKYVSRDGLPRNCVLGLSPDTGGWKQTLQVTFLITVCFVALAQCFTGSDILQWRSFYATQDDAWKAHYQEVFDHGIREVLCCLGRREYMGVIEEDEVCSVARLLGDLVSYRASGTGHLEFLAGLALLQSNSQFPESYEDCMEAPAFHLQEAAMLHKFAEAAYTGPLLDVGRNPALFLCTWICRQGILTPWSRKWRPKLDGDNWWRGHAAAFLKFINFPAHVLRRGRICREKCKATYFVVVLHYLRCVVIAVRGTETAEDLITDGLGRACSLTVEDLDGLTNHVHGMDTSRKHYGHSGIVEAARDLFMQIEGDPKSGESESSGFLSSLIGDGCECDGYSIRIVGHSLGGAIASLLGIRLRCRFPNLYVYAYGPLPCVDSDVAEACSEFVTSIVLDNEFSSRLSYGSIRRLQVAAIKVLSQDPKADTALIFRLARRFLSASKRQRENVEEKTSEEAIDVNNSPESQHDQIYPIWEEAEAEMQQDSEEFINPFHGMASEDNPVSQFMETGPTKEDDDEAPEMFMPGLVIHIVPEGNNMSVPIWRGWPICDVTDGYKAYVANRESFKEIMVSPSMFLDHLPWRCRHALQKVLESRNLFFDLTSETDIV
- a CDS encoding Vacuolar ATPase assembly integral membrane protein VMA21-like domain-containing protein (Vacuolar ATPase assembly integral membrane protein VMA21-like domain; FUNCTIONS IN: molecular_function unknown; INVOLVED IN: biological_process unknown; LOCATED IN: endomembrane system; CONTAINS InterPro DOMAIN/s: Vacuolar ATPase assembly integral membrane protein VMA21-like domain (InterPro:IPR019013); BEST Arabidopsis thaliana protein match is: Vacuolar ATPase assembly integral membrane protein VMA21-like domain (TAIR:AT2G31710.1); Has 33 Blast hits to 33 proteins in 9 species: Archae - 0; Bacteria - 0; Metazoa - 0; Fungi - 0; Plants - 33; Viruses - 0; Other Eukaryotes - 0 (source: NCBI BLink).); translation: MAGVMHKFLIASMFMWILPVAILYGFNHNLLPGSTTLSPHSLILLSGFLAVVSVNTVIVFYICMAMKEPADKHKPDAAFLAEAKDSVNKLTKGATSSDDHALKKQE
- a CDS encoding Got1/Sft2-like vescicle transport protein family yields the protein MVYEITEQKKVGLGLIGFGLSFTFLGVILYFDRGLLALGNLFWLIGVGLLLGWQSTWRVFTNVNNLRGTICFVLGLFLIFVRWPIIGIILEIYGVIVLFGGFWSTVKAFLSQIPFVGWIIQYPLMVSNPQQHLPFPLMLLSYAFCTFRASCQGLVLEQHPVLLPQFIQSLVVA
- a CDS encoding Got1/Sft2-like vescicle transport protein family; translated protein: MVYEITEQKKVGLGLIGFGLSFTFLGVILYFDRGLLALGNLFWLIGVGLLLGWQSTWRVFTNVNNLRGTICFVLGLFLIFVRWPIIGIILEIYGVIVLFGGFWSTVKAFLSQIPFVGWIIQYPLMSFLSGPCS
- a CDS encoding Got1/Sft2-like vescicle transport protein family; translation: MVYEITEQKKVGLGLIGFGLSFTFLGVILYFDRGLLALGNLFWLIGVGLLLGWQSTWRVFTNVNNLRGTICFVLGLFLIFVRWPIIGIILEIYGVIVLFGGFWSTVKAFLSQIPFVGWIIQYPLMVLEQLVRGAR
- a CDS encoding Got1/Sft2-like vescicle transport protein family; this encodes MFAEVGLGLIGFGLSFTFLGVILYFDRGLLALGNLFWLIGVGLLLGWQSTWRVFTNVNNLRGTICFVLGLFLIFVRWPIIGIILEIYGVIVLFGGFWSTVKAFLSQIPFVGWIIQYPLMVLEQLVRGAR